From one Acidobacteriota bacterium genomic stretch:
- a CDS encoding STAS-like domain-containing protein yields the protein MEDDLEALRMAIKPQVSGTFGKLNPYTGKNNAGVGLYLSTNIVQKLHADMHLVSGNGLLHISPRDITGRQMSSKWPGTFVLVTLKLSHKKMPVNLHQMLSQARETATKEIASREGKELAERYVLSVENFFGKFAENKEGAINIRDRKLLPALESGKDLLLDFSNVETAPHSFLSALIATPVKKIGMVAYKRIKITNATPEIRETIDYIFDENTT from the coding sequence ATGGAAGACGATCTGGAAGCCCTAAGAATGGCGATCAAGCCTCAAGTTTCTGGCACGTTTGGAAAGCTCAATCCTTACACAGGGAAAAATAACGCTGGCGTTGGGCTTTACCTGTCAACAAATATCGTACAAAAGCTGCATGCAGACATGCATCTTGTATCCGGGAACGGTCTGTTGCATATCTCGCCACGTGATATTACGGGAAGACAGATGAGCTCGAAATGGCCAGGAACGTTTGTACTCGTGACCTTGAAACTTAGTCATAAAAAGATGCCAGTCAACCTTCATCAAATGTTGTCGCAGGCACGTGAGACGGCGACAAAAGAGATCGCAAGTCGGGAAGGTAAGGAACTGGCTGAACGTTACGTACTAAGTGTGGAGAACTTCTTCGGAAAGTTTGCAGAAAATAAAGAGGGAGCTATCAACATACGAGACAGAAAACTCCTTCCTGCTCTTGAATCAGGCAAGGACTTACTGCTCGATTTTTCGAATGTCGAAACTGCTCCACACAGCTTTCTGAGTGCACTTATCGCCACACCCGTAAAGAAAATTGGCATGGTCGCATATAAACGAATCAAGATAACGAATGCCACTCCCGAAATTCGTGAAACTATCGACTATATTTTTGATGAGAATACTACCTAA